The segment ttgtgcaagctattaattaccatgttataacactcttattttctttttctacaccatttctcatcactttctcatattttctcttcactaacatataaaaaacataggaccttatgtaagaaaactctactataacattatttccatactttgtcaataataacaatcttaaaaacatattgaaatcttgatatacttaccttgttctattgatactaatttttaacttgattttatctctcctccagcttctatttcttgaatccaacttgatattctaactccccatgctctccttaacatttttgtctcttggtagctatggaaattcatttgatttttgggtgaaaatgatgattttttggtaaaaggaccaaattgtaaagaaagcaaaactttctttcttcctctctttctctcacgttagtgcatgggaaaatatggatgagaatttctcatctttctttctttatatactaataaaataataataaaatatcttatcaaagtattaataaaataatatttatctaattaaataattataaaatatcaaaatatctctagcatcattattactttctagatttctctctcttccaattgaccattttgcccttcattatcttttaaaattccatccttgagtcatcatttaatttggtaaaattgtaatttagtcactcatagttcttcatctattcaatttggtcctaattcatccattttccttagtttctagatcattccactcttaaattatttacactattagtccttcaactttttcatatttacactttaacccctcaaattatgaatatttactcttgtgcaacaaaacttttctcacttttacaatttagtcctttcttgaattaatatatcataatatacttctcaatattgacataactcaaaatttcctttttatcactttatttccttattttactatatcaaggataatatctttctgtaaaaattttcggggtattacataagatgtgagatttgaagcatgaacttaaggtttatgaatttgctaaaatatcaaattattgatattgaaatcagttgaataaatgaaatgagaaaatcaaatgaattgatcgattgaactattgaaagtatgagaaagtaaaattatgaattgaaattgagatatcgaaataagaaatgaaaatagaatgattttgaaataatgaaatagtgtATGAGTTAGTTGAATATAATCttatgaattaattataattatttttattgaaaatgttggtttaaataattattgaaagaCTAATGTTGTAAGGTTTTAGATATGGAATAGAATAAGTTATTGAATTAGGAtatagaaatgaaatatatgaaataatgatgttatgaaatggttattgatGAGATGCATAAAATGGATATTAATATAATAAgaagatatataaattaaaataaaataagctaTTTAAGATAtatattattagaatgaatttaaagtttaaatgcataaatgattTATTGAAGGTAAAATAGTGGTAAGatttaatgtgtatatatattgtttttaccTTAAGtctttgaattatagtaataccactgggttaatactcagtgtacggtttgtttccgtgcacagATTAGGTACAGAAATTTTGAAGAGTTGAGATTACGAGTcttcatctcatcacatcttcaAGCAACAAGAgggtatattttaaaattttgaatagaatgacATGTACTTAGGAAAAATTAAGTATGTACCCAGTGGTAGTAAtggatttaaatataaattatttaaatttattatttgtccgtttttatgttcaaatataatagtaattagccaagaattactttggcaccaaatgtaatattcctatattAGGTTCCTTGAGTCGAACatggtataggggtgttacaaaaggtcTCTCTGTCCACTGTTATGAGACGACTAGATAAGCGTCCAATCTCGTTAAATGCGTAATAGATAATCATAGGCATGTATCATGTGATTCTATCATTATGGGTAGTTAAGCCTAAATAGACTCTTTATTGTCTTGAAAGTGTGTTCACATTAAGATAACATTCACTTTTAAGCCCGAGTAATAGATCTAATTTAAAGCGAGACCGGTGATCATGCTTAGAAAATCAATATAAAGTCAATGATATTTCTTTAGCTTGGCATGTGTCTTCCTCGAAGAGGGATATAACTCTTGCATGTCAAAAGTTAGGTTTTTGAAtgtgatttttttcttttagaaTATATTTGGATGAAAGTTAAATTGACAAAGTGAAAGTAGACCTTGCTCCTACTAGTCAAATAcaatagaaaaaaatttataaaccTATAAACACAAAGAGGTTGACGGATTAAAGGAGAAGATTGTCTGTCATGATGAAATCAAATCAAAagagagttaaattttaaaaacatgagATTAAGATAAGCCTTTTATCATTATGATAAAAACATTAATCTTTAttcgattaaattgaaaaaatacgaatataaaaataagttatattatttcatCACGTTATGGTTTGGAAAGGTTAATAGTTAGAATGTATATGATGAATAATCTTATTAATATTTTACATTAGACTTacatttctctaactttatttttatttcaaatgcttttaatttatatatttttcactTTTAATCTTTCTCTATTCATCATCTATTATTTTTTGACTTAAAAATGTAAAAAGTCttcaaatatttttagaaaaagtaattaagtcttttttttctttttgcattcaATTTAGTAATTAAACTTTCAAGATGCATAAAAAAGACCCTcagacttaaaaaaaaaagaaaaaaaaagaaattaagcaCATGcttttcttttgcattcaatTAGGTACTTGAACTACTAAAATGCATCAAAAAAAACTCTTTAAACGTTAACTTTTAACTGTTGACCGTTAAAGTTAATCGCTCTTAATTTTTTTAGTTCAAACCACCAAGTGCCGCAACCATGCCATGACATGTGGAAAAAATAATAGaagataaaaatcaataaaatgtataaaattattaaattttaataaaaatattaaaactagaaaaaatttattaaaattaaaaataaaaatcgtaaaaaatataaaaattgtaaaattttataaaaatcgtaaaaattataaaatatagaaaaattataaaattttataaagctgtaagaaaattatagaaaatgtaaaaaatataaaattaagtaaaaaatataaaaattatcgtatcaaaagaagcattttataattttattattatttttatcatttatcgtCACATGTCACGTTGTGTTGCGACACATAATGGCTTTAATTGGAAAAAATTTGAGGTCATGAACTTTAACATTTAACAGTTAAAGTTAATAGTTAGAGGGCATTTTTgatgtattttataattttttatgatttttataaaattttatatatttctacatttttataatttttatatttttactaaaatttaataaattttataacttattttttatttttatatatatatattttgctacATGTCAAACTGTGGTTGTGACACGGGATGTTTTAACTAGAAAATTTTATGGACAATTAACTTTAATAGTTAAAAGGCTTTTTTGATACATTTTAACAGTTTAAATACCTaattaattgcaaaaaaaaaCACGAGTCTAATtgctttttctttaaaaatttaacaatattttttattcaatttaaaattaaagtatgtgattgagtgaaaaaaaatacaacttaattattttttaacaaaatttgaCAGCTTTTATatccttaaatttttattttcgggAGTCACTTTAAATGATGGATCTAAAAGGTAAAGTACATTGTCAGTTGCTGTTATTTATGGCAAGTGAAGAAAGAATTCCCTTAAAAAAAAGGAATAAAAGAAACCCgaaacttaaaaagaaaaagaaaaagaaaaaaaaaaaagtggtagGCCTACTAGGAGTAGTATATATAATTTCCTCATAATAAAAACATCTAATTCCCACTCTCTCTTTTGAGTTAGCTAAGGTAACCGAAAAAGAAAGACTTGTTTAATTCAATATATTTCTATATTAGTTGAAGAGGCATGAAGAACAGCATTCGGTGCTGCATCTCTTGCATTCTTCCTTGTGGAGCACTGGATGTGGTTCGCATAGTCCACTCCAACGGTCTCATTGAAGAAATCAGTGGCTCCATCATGGCCGCCGAGATCATGAAGGCTCACCCTAAACACGTCCTTAAGCTACCCTCCTCTCCTTCCCATGATGGGATGCTCTCGAAAGTTGTTGTCGTCCCACCCGATGCAAAGCTCCAATGTGGCAAGATTTATTTCCTCCTGCCTCTGCCCCCAACAACCATGAAGAAAAGAGGCCAAAACGCCAACCACAATGGCCGCCAGCATCGTCAAAGCCGAAGCACGAGCAACACCAAAAACAACACAATTTTAGTGGCGAATCTTTCGACATCGGATGAACATTGTTTTAGTGAGGTACTTTCGGATAAGTTGTCAACGGAAAGGgatagaagaagaagagggcgAGTTGGGCTGTGGAGACCGCACTTAGAGAGCATCTCCGAGACCCTTAATAATTATTGATCATCTCCCTGTACGCTGTCTCATACTAGTACTATTTTGGATTTCAAAAAATGGAGTTTGCAGTTTTCTTCATATTTTAATGTGATTCACTTTTAGACATCCATCCATTAAGGTTTctttttattgattttctttAATGTTGGATtatgtatattatgtatgtaACCTTAGAAGCAAGATTTTTAATATTGCAAATACAAGTTTATGTGGAAATTGTGGTACTGATGATATTTTATCAGTTTTTGTTCTTGGCCTTTAATCTTGATTATCGATTTTCACAGTCTTGAAgattatttaagtataattttCAAGACCTAAATCTCTTGAAACTTGTCATTGTCATGAATGTTGATAAAAAATTT is part of the Gossypium arboreum isolate Shixiya-1 chromosome 5, ASM2569848v2, whole genome shotgun sequence genome and harbors:
- the LOC108452683 gene encoding uncharacterized protein LOC108452683; this encodes MKNSIRCCISCILPCGALDVVRIVHSNGLIEEISGSIMAAEIMKAHPKHVLKLPSSPSHDGMLSKVVVVPPDAKLQCGKIYFLLPLPPTTMKKRGQNANHNGRQHRQSRSTSNTKNNTILVANLSTSDEHCFSEVLSDKLSTERDRRRRGRVGLWRPHLESISETLNNY